One Halictus rubicundus isolate RS-2024b chromosome 10, iyHalRubi1_principal, whole genome shotgun sequence genomic window carries:
- the Vps13b gene encoding vacuolar protein sorting 13B isoform X2 has product MFKLESYITPVILSYVEKYVKNFKPEQSQVSLWGGDASFQNLDLRLEVLEEQLNLPFVFVSGHIHELLIHVPWVKITSEPIVITINTIECILKLKDDTKVETSPAGLQKREEIPQEEAPPGYMRSIVTKVVNNITINCNNLILKYVEEDIVLSVNVRFLSMQTVDNKWEPAFTDVNGYEVMLRKVITIQDLTLCLDKMDASGKIEIYQDPVLYRCSVIIRLIINYHSNTARRASVTRLDLHCQKMEFSITEQQVPMLLRLAALIMVLQTKQFPINKEKSLISAEERENNIQDDIIDHVSGAANDTTGWGGWAWNMVSSVLPIDWDNDWSMEQQMAYSGHTIHLGVYIQDATLTFKTVENIKEHLFYKSRKLRYKSFLTLRLNGVVVDTLLQGIAMTTFQIGMGCIRIYPRGTCKCGFMEVVDGAQPPLYLVAGKFYTDYLKDSLFDDDSIENKGKKRDYKQGIYYHLNTVSEERLIERCPAFAMDYVHCIELPDDITPEKLAEFGSNFEYSNFHEHRVMRYIIGDLTIRLCSGVFHRIETIKQAAANYDYNPYLVSKPDPLVDELPPVTLEEYESLRENVSMVETKVMITKASLQLQLADHSITGLPRQRKIVENRTTPLTPALTDDPFVSVECDEVILTMLQPLYPFRLAACASKQTDVSTEMFDQCHKVITLQVNGARSQLYLMKSCHTSIIMPYSVECKVKQLLYPQYWRNIDLIHETYSVHIDSITVTGTKAKLMIAISILNSIYDPTDTTNPIVCSSLFNDACQEIDPVYLELLMENVNCKQYSSLVTVSNEISISSMKMFALNESQQAFIFSGPESNVHGEAESKLLLTAVIQFPKDVDKQTHPPLLSVQMADIRASLDPLLFKWLEYRVTYYNLGTLCTTKAETQQHFEGASSDTGTKKKTFPSLHESVHSSSDKEKRKSVVTTEKSKTVQNDGTKRKHDSKADSERQNLGILARLSELYPWWCGLVLSGCVGHIVIYIPSSTMNGIGAFGIEEAKDRALNADHNLQMLIVKLPTLIVHSSNISIEMLTPHLQELPVKLPKSMWTNKLESFPWTLSLVEFHCYMLQQHTQKNFIKKVSLNATVALTTKFTTVSAGGSALSSLGICVHIDNSPIIISVSEEQIIFMNKIISSILCVLRVSGATDKSVVPSTLMNTETQVVLPIIPQTPSTPTQLLYPEDASTNSTVSTSKDDITQESDELVLTAWIQWTITKIAFKLYVTETESTSSLKLVLELEDIITSLDLQPVYLKLKSKITTATIFHYTRAPNSPTWDIGEYVGAILCGREDSLEKGDDSGFLSFTLTRAKSGNVHTRWGTNKRYRTQKKDITEDPLSSNVYISEVVIKMQMVDIILPLTTVSKYIQLLKPFTSVYQTIEKDYAETFEQTATTGLSIINLDNEFLPLIYLDFKGLRLMLPASNIIKLKPQHDLLMLQLDGIRITPHAENPICRTPLRMDIYQLAAQANILSIPGSIVEDRQYQINIKGICAHTTTWKNYQMSINKKMSQSYLYTMNENPALEWNKLGHGSSLEQQFSTLPLVSKFDLCLIIAPPVFFKPDVLVCGSAVEVNCITDIEVTINLDQIQLISILNNELNNLLMGNFKLHRTETVTNNMSQKISTVGGIKQITWTKQSSDDVDVDFTKDSGIDFETSSVNSTIVGKPPLPGTPILLPFEFLVNCGKITLVLYDIQKASSEYQVDINEIEEDDGESQKRPLFYVMVNQPNIYFSRQHPSEKIQISCFDMTMALGEKEYELNSIPTEKDFMMFMIETKNGDLHPDTGIPPSFVTMKYEKTIGKNPQFSVDMGRPTKIYFSLSRLNQIHVMQNKILPYFVNQYETASTDQFDDIKMISPMKPRKLNWPDLSVSTKQVVLSLKTDSGAEIIISLASLSGSITSLLRPDRIYSNTSIDSFIVSAILNKNIKVLLNPWCCNVTVCLLWESWQNADSIPQIQVQADSDSLYLDFGPEQIKIIKNVIEDCLLLLNELTKTSSEGTSSDKQIVLSTEQHYKDDLKAGAFQFVNGNADELPFSYQVVFFAYPQQSMAWRYPQPRTLTRIHVSPVPFETLDSDSGYIDKVPCVLEYWSDCHMSYQRYVDFYLSETDSYRLELPEKAPARAVACIWRVVLLSSNNKLLSKTIISARVLAACLRIDSYFNSSIIPNIQAALNIGAVHVSMYNHVNSNMYSNLQPPLKNYTLKGTVPETQCFMTLEHKEAILVLNRWIDGSTLIDVSGTFSVHILDYTHLTMQEMLDPLEARFQLSLSDKTDISLTCSPFSLKLGPTIAHTLAVSAHLWFAFLEEENRNMILFTRYVVANDTNVPILFGQSGTGDNTLLESRQCIFYSWKNFGNKTLRIAIEENIWLWSKPFSVATDGVQAIEFNNSLTKAATFISVTSLSATQKLVTFSGQLVISNQLVDNFEMKLVKYEADIGSKVTVLKDVHPVPGKSSPPSVILDGNKKMAIRLRFTTMPNLSWTGDIPLQPNAKWGQPWLVKVPLQERGQFLSIWVRVVTQVIQEKTKILAVLSPLYMIKSHLPVPVRVQMDTPSLKISLSTMVNGRGERQQLYCPGTFEHFHQLTFQLESGVSTSNPYVPLSYSSVDQRKFFRRPDFEDIDGIIKDLDSRREEEEWPFQGDMTEEWLSAEQPQTHVQVKYQDAGLVSSTLLLELQPWCFMLNSMGCHLSLVSEDTELCQIPHYGIVTPPKLEGTFHLCVGVGDTFYTSQALQLARPDWSQSFYMPRIGGLIPVDGNIKTCVDCCSSVSIMSINSSMHEDMRLIRVTSSHVISNLTSQELCIATLAVHEEETGLELPNDLTLYSLNISPTEDQKQGIPITQWYTLYMEDIMEPLVLYISLSLGHKWSCPVRVDQGMSRKCVAIPNGSATMPVVISTQEDKGTTYIMIHVDYHPQLLIENTCAFKILLGQSNESGEATLSDTAHFTWTCEVDSGASCHYSTPSVSNRLPDAPVSTASNVLLFSAVTNHGDQTAQNKELRWSRGINLSSISSVLVDQYVRLPFYGDVKLIMQNRCYTTYISIVPISQEEVSARDIRSRLLRKEADIKEVETLHTKYTDTTEDDKLINVQSSDSSTSVTTFFSAQDETLNTEAAPQINFQHSITSLNNSKNSDDAKVAEESASKEGSATICLRGITIIIMHDMNENAQRIEVASLSMTDIIVTVAARSRMVNLSAFIGDLQLDNQLFDQGGFDFPVVLISQSPLVTKGVGYYTQNCLMNKIEQIRENSLITIDYVMENQGHIAALKELYLKIAPISAYIEDTYITQLLNYASSMVPPRFFVPDDAKKMRPLVATTGVCMSDYIIVDAKILSDPLRLHNFKIEPLSILLSVHTSVRLYVALDHSPLYFGIFEKKNVLTTPYRLGNALTMHYLSGAIFGAGWMVGSLEILGSPGSLAQALGSGLRDFISLPFQGLLQGPWGFIVGITHGSASLMRHVTAGTLNSVTKLASSVARNLDRLTLDEEHLQRQEESRRMRPQGMAQGLYQGLTGLGMSVLAAVAGLAHHPLQQVLSGEITTKSLVTGVGLGLVGVVTKPLSGAAELVALTGQGLLQGAGWNSLPSPRQRPVVQYTTGNNNTSIRYAWWLLPLLEHNHGNILHVTNADHVIQQGSNRAVTLVLTRHALLLVNAIEDTVERILLLKELTSADHHLDSTISLYCVPETTQNNRPVSPTPYEMDQEMRARVAEYVRTSSTGLASVSTNSDGQSDIFENVTPNSDRTLTFYVSPDSRNYLLSLFNIAKRQSQGSGFRVL; this is encoded by the exons ATGTTCAAATTGGAATCATACATAACACCTGTGATTCTTAGTTACGTGGAAAAGTATGTGAAGAATTTTAAACCAGAACAATCTCAG GTTTCTTTATGGGGCGGTGATGCATCATTTCAAAATCTTGATTTACGACTAGAAGTTCTGGAAGAGCAACTTAATCTTCCTTTTGTCTTCGTTAGTGGCCATATACATGAACTACTCATTCATGTTCCTTGGGTAAAAATTACTTCAGAACCAATTGTTATTACAATAAATACAATAG AGTGTatcttaaaattaaaagatGATACTAAAGTGGAAACCAGCCCTGCGGGACTAcagaaaagagaagaaataccACA AGAAGAAGCCCCGCCTGGGTACATGAGAAGTATAGTAACAAAAGttgtaaataatataacaataaattgtaataatttaaTTCTAAAGTACGTTGAAGAAGATATTGTCCTTAGCGTAAATGTTCGATTTTTAAGTATGCAGACTGTTGATAATAAATGGGAACCAGCATTTACTG ATGTTAATGGGTATGAAGTTATGCTTAGGAAAGTCATTACAATCCAAGACCTAACATTATGCTTAGACAAAATGGACGCTTCTGGAAAGATAGAAATATATCAG GATCCGGTTCTATATCGATGTTCTGTTATAATACGCTTGATCATAAACTATCATAGCAACACCGCAAGAAGAGCGTCGGTCACACGTCTGGACCTTCATTGTCAGAAAATGGAGTTTAGTATAACAGAACAGCAAGTACCAATGCTTTTGAGGCTAGCTGCACTGATAATGGTACTGCAGACAAAACAGTTCCCGATAAATAAAGAGAAGTCTTTAATTTCTGCTGAAGAGAGAGAAAACAACATACAAG ATGACATTATCGATCATGTAAGCGGAGCTGCTAATGACACCACAGGCTGGGGTGGATGGGCTTGGAACATGGTATCATCTGTGCTACCAATTGACTGGGACAATGACTGGTCCATGGAACAGCAAATGGCTTACTCTGGACACACTATTCATCTTGGTGTATACATACAGGATGCCACCTTGACTTTTAAA acgGTAGAAAATATTAAggaacatttattttataagtcACGGAAGCTCAGGTATAAATCATTCCTGACCCTAAGATTGAACGGTGTGGTGGTAGACACGTTACTTCAAGGAATTGCTATGACCACCTTTCAAATTGGAATGGGTTGTATACGTATATACCCCAGGGGAACCTGTAAATGTGGATTTATGGAAGTAGTTGACGGAGCTCAA CCACCCCTGTATTTGGTAGCAGGGAAGTTTTATACTGATTACTTGAAAGATTCATTGTTTGATGATGATTCTATAGAGAATAAAGGAAAGAAGAGAGACTACAAACAAGGGATTTACTATCATCTGAATACTGTTTCAG AGGAAAGATTAATAGAACGGTGTCCAGCATTCGCTATGGATTATGTGCACTGCATTGAGCTACCAGACGACATTACCCCTGAGAAACTGGCAGAATTTGGGTCTAATTTTGAATATAG TAACTTTCACGAGCACAGAGTTATGAGATACATCATAGGCGATTTAACTATCCGATTATGTTCCGGCGTTTTCCATCGGATTGAAACGATAAAGCAAGCTGCCGCAAATTATGATTACAACCCTTATCTCGTTTCGAAGCCAG ATCCATTGGTGGACGAGCTTCCACCAGTTACCCTAGAAGAGTATGAATCTTTACGAGAGAACGTCTCCATGGTTGAAACAAAGGTAATGATAACGAAGGCGTCTCTTCAATTGCAATTGGCCGATCATTCGATAACCGGATTACCACGGCAAAGAAAAATAGTTGAAAATAGA ACGACACCGTTAACGCCTGCTCTTACAGACGACCCTTTCGTGAGCGTCGAATGCGATGAAGTAATATTAACTATGCTGCAACCGTTGTATCCATTTAGGCTTGCTGCGTGTGCATCGAAACAGACTGACGTCTCCACGGAAATGTTCGATCAGTGCCATAAAGTTATTACGCTTCAG GTGAACGGAGCAAGAAGTCAACTTTACTTAATGAAGAGTTGCCATACGTCGATAATAATGCCTTATTCAGTCGAATGTAAAGTGAAGCAATTATTATACCCTCAGTATTGGAGAAACATTGATCTGATACATGAAACATATTCGGTGCACATAGACAGTATTACAGTTACTGGAACGAAAGCAAAATTAATGATTGCTATATCTATATTAAATTCTATTTACGATCCAACTGATACAACAAatcctatcgtctgttcttCGTTGTTCAACGATGCTTGCCAAGAAATAG ATCCAGTCTACCTGGAGTTGTTAATGGAAAATGTGAACTGCAAACAATATTCATCCCTGGTCACAGTCTCCAATGAAATAAGTATTAGTTCAATGAAAATGTTTGCTCTCAATGAATCTCAGCAGGCCTTCATTTTCTCGGGTCCAGAAAGCAATGTTCATGG cgAAGCAGAAAGTAAATTGCTGTTAACGGCTGTGATTCAGTTCCCAAAGGATGTCGATAAACAAACACATCCACCGCTTCTATCGGTTCAAATGGCAGACATCAGAGCCTCTCTTGATCCATTGTTATTTAAATGGCTAGAGTATCGTGTAACGTATTATAATTTAGGTACCTTGTGCACCACAAAGGCTGAAACGCAACAGCATTTCGAAGGTGCATCCTCTGACACGGGCACCAAGAAAAAGACATTCCCGAGTTTGCACGAGAGCGTGCACAGTTCTTCCGATAAGGAGAAGAGAAAGTCAGTCGTTACGACTGAGAAATCAAAGACTGTACAGAATGATGGTACTAAGAGGAAGCACGATTCCAAAGCTGATAGCGAGAGACAG AATTTGGGAATATTGGCCAGATTATCAGAACTGTATCCATGGTGGTGTGGACTTGTGCTAAGTGGGTGTGTTGGACATATTGTTATATACATACCATCCAGTACAATGAATGGTATTGGTGCATTTG GCATCGAAGAGGCAAAAGATAGAGCACTGAATGCCGACCATAACTTACAAATGTTGATAGTAAAATTACCCACTCTTATTGTTCACTCTTCTAACATAAGCATCGAGATGCTGACACCACATCTTCAAGAGTTACCGGTTAAACTACCAAAATCTATGTGGACAAACA AATTGGAAAGTTTCCCATGGACGTTGAGTCTCGTCGAATTCCATTGCTACATGTTGCAACAACACACGCaaaagaatttcattaaaaaggtATCGTTGAATGCTACAGTTGCTCTCACAACGAAATTTACAACAGTTTCAGCTGGAGGAAGTGCATTGTCTTCTTTAGGCATCTGTGTTCACATAGACAATTCCCCTATCATTATTTCAGTCTCCGAGGAACAG ATAATTTTCATGAACAAAATCATTTCGAGTATTTTGTGCGTACTACGAGTATCAGGTGCCACTGACAAAAGCGTTGTACCTAGCACTCTGATGAATACTGAAACACAAGTGGTTCTTCCTATCATTCCACAAACTCCCTCAACACCAACGCAATTGCTATACCCTGAAGACGCTTCGACGAATTCGACTGTTTCTACATCAAAGGACGATATCACGCAAG AATCGGATGAACTGGTTTTAACTGCATGGATTCAGTGGACTATAACAAAGATTGCATTCAAGCTGTACGTGACAGAGACAGAAAGTACATCTTCGTTGAAATTGGTCCTCGAATTGGAAGACATTATCACCTCCTTAGATCTGCAACCAGTTTACTTGAAATTAAAGAGCAAAATTACTACCGCTACTATATTTCATTACACCAG AGCCCCGAATTCTCCAACTTGGGACATCGGTGAGTATGTAGGTGCAATACTCTGTGGCAGAGAAGACAGTTTAGAAAAAGGCGACGACTCCGGATTTTTGAGTTTCACTCTGACCAGAGCAAAGTCTGGGAACGTCCACACCCGATGGGGCACCAACAAACGCTATAGAACTCAGAAG AAAGATATAACGGAGGATCCGTTATCCTCGAATGTATATATCTCCGAAGTAGTTATAAAAATGCAAATGGTGGACATCATTTTGCCACTTACTACAGTTAGCAAGTATATACAGCTGTTGAAACCGTTCACCTCCGTATATCAAACCATTGAGAAAGATTATGCCGAAACCTTCGAGCAAACCGCAACAACAGGCTTGAGTATTATTAATCTTGACAACGAATTTTTGCCATTGATATACTTGGACTTCAAGGGGCTTAGGCTGATGCTTCCAGCCTCGAACATAATTAAACTGAAGCCGCAGCATGATTTGTTAATGCTCCAG tTAGATGGAATTCGCATCACCCCACACGCAGAGAATCCGATTTGCAGAACGCCTTTGCGAATGGACATATATCAACTTGCGGCTCAGGCGAATATTTTAAGTATACCCGGCTCGATTGTAGAGGATCGGCAATACCAGATTAATATAAAGGGCATCTGTGCTCATACAACCACCTGGAAAAATTATCAAATGAGTATAAACAAGAAAATGTCTCAGTCATATCTTTACACGATGAACGAAAATCCTGCGTTAGAGTGGAACAAACTGGGACATGGAAGCAGCTTAGAGCAACAATTTTCAACACTACCCTTAGTATCAAAGTTCGATTTGTGCTTGATTATTGCACCGCCGGTATTCTTCAAGCCGGATGTACTAGTTTGTGGCAGTGCAGTTGAAGTTAATTGTATCACGGACATCGAAGTGACCATAAATTTAGACCAAATTCAGCTGATTTCCATACTAAATaatgaattaaataatttattaatggGAAACTTTAAACTACATAGAACAGAGACTGTGACTAATAACATGTCTCAGAAAATTTCAACTGTGGGAGGCATTAAACAAATTACTTGGACAAAACAGTCCTCGGACGATGTGGACGTTGATTTTACTAAAGACAGTGGAATAGACTTCGAAACTTCGAGCGTAAATTCAACGATTGTTGGTAAACCACCGCTCCCAGGGACTCCTATACTATTACCATTTGAATTTTTGGTAAATTGTGGTAAAATAACACTTGTGCTTTATGATATTCAAAAAGCCAGTTCAGAGTATCAGGTCGACATAAATGAAATCGAAGAAGACGACGGTGAAAGTCAGAAGCGACCACTGTTCTACGTTATGGTCAACCAgccgaatatttatttttcacggCAACACCCATCGGAGAAAATACAGATATCCTGTTTCGACATGACTATGGCGTTAGGAGAAAAGGAGTATGAATTAAATTCAATACCGACAGAGAAAGATTTCATGATGTTCATGATCGAAACGAAAAATGGCGATTTGCATCCTGATACGGGCATTCCGCCATCTTTTGTGACAATGAAGTATGAGAAAACAATAGGAAAAAATCCACAGTTTTCTGTAGACATGGGTAGAccaacaaaaatttatttctctttgtCGAGGCTGAATCAGATAcatgttatgcaaaataagataCTACCGTATTTTGTAAATCAGTATGAAACAGCATCGACAGATCAGTTCGACGATATAAAAATGATATCACCAATGAAACCAAGGAAATTAAATTGGCCTGATTTGAGCGTGAGCACCAAGCAGGTTGTACTGTCCTTGAAAACAGATTCCGGCGCTGAGATAATAATCAGTTTAGCTTCATTGTCTGGGAGCATCACGTCTCTCCTTCGGCCTGATAGAATATACTCGAACACGTCCATAGATTCATTCATTGTATCAGCAATTCTTAACAAGAATATCAAAGTACTGTTGAATCCATGGTGTTGCAACGTCACCGTCTGTTTGCTCTGGGAGTCATGGCAGAACGCTGACTCCATTCCCCAAATACAAGTACAAGCGGACAGTGACAGTCTTTACTTAGATTTCGGGCCGGAACagataaaaattataaagaatGTTATAGAAGATTGTCTGTTGTTGTTGAACGAACTAACAAAGACTTCTTCAGAGGGCACGAGTAGCGATAAACAAATTGTACTCTCTACTGAACAGCATTATAAGGATGATCTCAAAGCAGGCGCATTCCAGTTTGTCAATGGCAATGCTGACGAACTCCCATTCTCGTACCAA GTTGTATTTTTCGCCTATCCCCAACAATCAATGGCTTGGAGATACCCGCAGCCTAGAACGCTGACTAGAATCCACGTGTCGCCAGTCCCATTTGAA ACTCTGGATTCCGATAGCGGTTATATCGACAAAGTACCCTGCGTTCTCGAATATTGGAGCGACTGTCACATGTCCTACCAACGCTACGTTGACTTCTACCTATCAGAGACAGACTCGTACCGTTTAGAACTGCCAGAGAAGGCTCCTGCCCGAGCAGTGGCGTGCATATGGCGAGTAGTACTACTGTCAAGCAACAACAAACTACTATCCAAAACAATAATCTCTGCGCGCGTCCTTGCTGCCTGTTTACGCATCGATTCCTACTTCAATTCCTCCATTATACCTAACATACAAGCCGCTTTGAACATCGGCGCTGTACACGTATCAATGTACAATCATGTGAACTCAAATATGTACAGTAATTTGCAGCCACCATTGAAAAATTACACCCTGAAAGGCACCGTACCTGAAACCCAATGTTTCATGACGTTAGAGCACAAGGAAGCCATATTGGTGCTCAACAGGTGGATAGATGGCTCAACGTTGATCGATGTCAGCGGTACATTCAGCGTGCACATTTTAGACTACACTCATTTGACTATGCAAGAGATGTTGGATCCTTTAGAAGCCAGATTCCAATTATCATTGTCGGATAAAACAGATATATCGTTAACGTGCAGTCCATTCTCGCTAAAGCTGGGACCGACGATAGCTCACACGCTCGCAGTCTCCGCGCATTTGTGGTTCGCGTTCCTGGAAGAAGAGAACCGGAACATGATCCTGTTCACTCGTTACGTGGTAGCGAACGACACTAATGTCCCTATCCTCTTCGGTCAAAGCGGAACCGGGGACAACACTCTACTCGAAAGCAGACAGTGTATTTTCTACTCGTGGAAGAACTTCGGCAACAAGACGCTAAGGATAGCGATAGAGGAAAATATCTGGCTGTGGAGCAAACCGTTCTCCGTAGCCACCGACGGTGTCCAAGCGATTGAGTTCAACAATTCCTTAACCAAAGCAGCTACTTTCATCAGCGTCACGTCTCTCTCTGCTACTCAGAAATTAGTCACCTTCTCTGGTCAATTGGTAATCTCTAATCAATTGGTCGATAACTTCGAGATGAAATTGGTCAAGTACGAAGCCGACATTGGTTCGAAAGTGACTGTATTAAAGGACGTACACCCTGTTCCTGGTAAAAGCAGTCCACCGTCGGTCATTCTCGACGGAAATAAGAAAATGGCTATACGATTACGCTTCACCACCATGCCGAACTTGTCCTGGACAGGGGACATTCCTCTCCAGCCAAATGCTAAATGGGGCCAGCCCTGGCTAGTCAAAGTACCCTTACAGGAACGCGGACAGTTCCTAAGTATCTGGGTACGAGTGGTCACTCAGGTGATCCAAGAGAAAACCAAAATTCTAGCCGTGCTCAGTCCACTGTACATGATCAAATCGCATTTACCAGTCCCGGTCAGGGTGCAAATGGACACGCCTTCGTTAAAGATCTCGCTGAGCACCATGGTGAACGGCCGTGGCGAGCGGCAGCAATTATACTGCCCTGGGACCTTCGAGCATTTCCATCAACTAACATTCCAACTAGAATCTGGTGTATCCACCTCCAATCCCTATGTCCCACTGTCTTATAGCTCCGTCGACCAACGGAAATTCTTCCGAAGGCCGGATTTTGAAGATATAGACGGTATTATAAAAGATCTAGATAGCAGaagggaagaagaagaatggCCCTTCCAAGGAGACATGACAGAAGAATGGCTGTCCGCTGAACAGCCTCAGACACACGTACAGGTCAAATACCAGGATGCAGGTCTGGTTTCCAGTACTTTGTTGCTGGAGCTGCAACCGTGGTGTTTCATGCTAAATTCCATGGGATGTCACCTATCTCTTGTATCGGAGGATACAGAGCTGTGTCAGATACCTCATTATGGTATTGTGACTCCTCCTAAGCTGGAGGGTACGTTTCATTTATGCGTTGGAGTCGGTGACACGTTTTACACATCCCAAGCTCTCCAACTGGCTCGGCCCGATTGGAGTCAGAGCTTCTATATGCCAAGAATCGGGGGATTGATCCCGGTCGATGGGAATATCAAAACGTGCGTGGACTGTTGCTCTAGCGTATCCATCATGAGCATCAACTCGAGCATGCACGAGGACATGCGGCTGATTCGCGTAACAAGTAGTCATGTCATCAGTAACTTAACTTCTCAAGAGTTGTGCATTGCCACGTTGGCAGTGCACGAAGAGGAGACAGGTCTGGAGTTGCCTAACGATCTCACTTTGTACAGTCTCAATATCTCGCCTACTGAGGATCAGAAACAGGGTATACCTATTACACAATGGTACACGTTGTACATGGAGGACATTATGGAGCCCCTGGTGCTTTATATATCGTTGAGCTTGGGGCACAAGTGGTCTTGTCCAGTGAGAGTCGACCAAGGCATGAGTCGCAAATGCGTTGCCATTCCGAATGGCTCTGCGACTATGCCAGTAGTCATCTCGACTCAGGAAGACAAGGGCACGACGTACATAATGATTCACGTTGATTACCATCCTCAGCTGTTGATCGAAAACACCTGTGCTTTTAAAATACTACTGGGTCAATCGAATGAATCTGGCGAAGCTACACTGTCAGACACTGCTCACTTTACGTGGACCTGCGAAGTGGACAGTGGCGCATCGTGTCACTATTCTACCCCATCGGTCAGTAATAGATTGCCTGATGCACCGGTCTCAACTGCATCCAACGTACTATTGTTCTCTGCTGTGACAAACCATGGTGATCAAACAGCACAGAACAAGGAACTACGGTGGTCGAGAGGTATAAATCTATCATCGATATCAAGTGTACTGGTAGATCAGTATGTGAGATTACCATTTTATGGAGACGTGAAGCTGATAATGCAAAACCGTTGTTACACTACGTACATTAGTATTGTACCAATCTCGCAGGAGGAGGTGTCTGCGAGGGATATTAGAAGTCGTCTTCTGCGCAAAGAAGCTGATATCAAAGAGGTTGAAACGCTGCATACCAAGTACactgatacgacagaggatgatAAATTAATAAACGTGCAGAGCTCCGATAGCTCCACGTCGGTGACAACGTTCTTCTCTGCTCAGGATGAAACTTTGAACACGGAAGCTGCGCCGCAAATAAATTTTCAACACTCGATTACAAGTTTGAATAATAGTAAAAACAGCGACGATGCGAAGGTCGCTGAAGAGAGTGCGTCAAAAGAAGGATCTGCCACTATCTGTCTCCGCGGAATTACTATCATCATCATGCACGACATGAATGAAAATGCGCAGAGGATCGAAGTCGCTAGTTTGTCCATGACTGATATTATAGTCACTGTTGCCGCAAGATCCAGAATGGTCAATCTGAGTGCTTTCATTGGCGACTTGCAATTAGATAATCAACTGTTCGATCAAGGAGGTTTCGATTTTCCTGTGGTATTAATTAGTCAAAGTCCTCTTGTTACGAAAGGGGTAGGGTATTACACGCAGAATTGCTTGATGAATAAAATAGAACAAATCAGGGAGAATTCTCTGATAACTATCGATTACGTCATGGAGAATCAGGGACATATTGCAG CGCTAAAGGAGCTTTATTTGAAGATTGCACCCATTAGTGCCTACATCGAAGACACATACATAACACAGTTATTGAATTATGCATCTTCAATGGTCCCTCCTAGATTTTTCGTACCGGATGATGCAAAGAAGATGAGGCCACTGGTTGCAACTACTGGAGTATGCATGTCCGATTACATAATCGTAGATGCAAAAATACTAAGCGATCCTTTGAGGCTGCATAATTTTAAAATTGAGCCTCTGTCAATCCTGCTGAGTGTCCACACTTCTGTGCGATTATATGTAGCTCTGGATCATTCTCCCTTGTACTTTGGTATTTTTGAGAAGAAAAATGTTTTGACCACACCGTACAGACTCGGCAATGCACTTACGATGCATTACTTGTCTGGAGCTATATTTGGAGCAG GATGGATGGTTGGATCTTTGGAAATACTTGGTTCACCTGGAAGCTTAGCGCAAGCTCTCGGTTCGGGGCTCAGAGACTTTATATCTCTTCCGTTCCAAGGCTTGCTACAAGGGCCATGGGGTTTCATTGTGGGAATCACGCATGGTTCAGCAAGCTTGATGAGACACGTCACCGCGG GTACCCTGAATTCTGTGACGAAGCTGGCATCCAGCGTAGCACGAAATCTAGATCGTCTAACCCTAGATGAAGAGCATCTGCAAAGGCAAGAAGAATCTAGAAGGATGAGGCCTCAAGGCATGGCTCAAGGGCTCTACCAAGGCTTAACTGGATTAGGCATGAGTGTCCTAG cCGCGGTTGCTGGTCTCGCTCATCATCCTCTGCAACAAGTTCTGTCGGGTGAAATAACAACTAAAAGTCTCGTGACTGGTGTTGGTCTGGGACTCGTTGGAGTAGTCACAAAACCTCTGAGTGGAGCTGCAGAGTTAGTTGCTCTGACAGGGCAGGGGCTACTTCAGGGTGCAGGCTGGAATTCTTTGCCCTCT CCTCGACAACGACCAGTGGTTCAATATACAACAGGAAATAATAATACATCCATTAGGTATGCTTGGTGGTTGCTACCTCTGCTGGAGCACAATCATGGCAACATTCTACACGTTACCAATGCGGACCA